A window from Zingiber officinale cultivar Zhangliang chromosome 7A, Zo_v1.1, whole genome shotgun sequence encodes these proteins:
- the LOC122001256 gene encoding tubulin alpha-5 chain-like translates to MREIISVHIGQAGIQVGNACWELYCLEHGIQPDGMMPSDTSIGVATDAFNTFFSETSAGKHVPRAIFVDLEPTVIDEVRTGAYRQLFHPEQLISGKEDAANNFARGHYTVGKEIVDLCLDRVRKLADNCTGLQGFLVFNAVGGGTGSGLGSLLLERLSVDYGKKSKLGFTIYPSPQVSTAVVEPYNSVLSTHSLLEHTDVAVLLDNEAIYDICRRSLDIERPTYTNLNRLISQVISSLTTSLRFDGAINVDVTEFQTNLVPYPRIHFMLSSYAPVISAEKAYHEQLSVPEITNAVFEPSNMMAKCDPRHGKYMACCLMYRGDVVPKDVNAAVATIKTKRTVQFVDWCPTGFKCGINYQAPTVVPGGDLAKVQRAVCMISNNTAVAEVFSRIDHKFDLMYSKRAFVHWYVGEGMEEGEFSEAREDLAALEKDYEEVGAEGGDEDEEPEDF, encoded by the exons CGATACTTCAATAGGAGTTGCAACAGATGCTTTTAATACCTTCTTCAGTGAAACCAGTGCTGGTAAGCATGTTCCAAGGGCCATATTTGTAGATCTGGAGCCCACAGTGATTGATGAAGTGAGGACGGGAGCCTATCGTCAGCTCTTCCACCCAGAGCAACTCATCTCTGGGAAGGAGGATGCTGCAAATAACTTTGCTCGGGGCCACTACACAG TTGGCAAGGAAATTGTTGATCTCTGCCTTGATCGAGTTCGGAAATTAGCAGACAATTGCACTGGTTTGCAAGGATTTTTGGTTTTCAATGCTGTTGGTGGTGGAACTGGATCTGGTTTAGGTTCTTTGCTGCTTGAACGCTTGTCAGTGGATTATGGGAAGAAGTCAAAGCTTGGTTTCACCATTTATCCTTCTCCTCAG GTTTCAACTGCAGTTGTGGAGCCATATAACAGTGTGCTTTCTACTCATTCCTTGCTTGAACACACTGATGTCGCAGTTCTGCTAGACAATGAAGCGATTTATGATATCTGCAGGAGATCTCTAGATATTGAGAGGCCAACTTACACCAACTTGAACCGGTTGATTTCTCAGGTCATATCCTCTTTAACTACCTCTCTGAGATTTGACGGAGCTATTAACGTGGATGTTACTGAGTTCCAGACCAATCTAGTGCCCTATCCTAGAATCCACTTTATGCTCTCCTCCTATGCACCCGTCATCTCTGCTGAAAAAGCATACCATGAGCAACTCTCTGTCCCTGAAATTACAAATGCAGTGTTTGAGCCATCAAACATGATGGCAAAATGTGACCCCAGGCATGGCAAATACATGGCTTGTTGTTTGATGTACCGTGGTGACGTTGTGCCCAAGGATGTGAATGCTGCTGTTGCAACCATCAAGACGAAGAGAACTGTCCAATTTGTCGACTG GTGCCCTACTGGTTTCAAGTGTGGAATTAACTATCAGGCACCAACTGTGGTTCCTGGAGGTGATTTAGCTAAGGTGCAACGTGCTGTATGCATGATCAGCAATAACACTGCTGTGGCTGAGGTGTTCTCAAGGATTGATCACAAGTTCGATCTGATGTACTCCAAGCGAGCGTTTGTCCATTGGTACGTTGGCGAAGGCATGGAAGAAGGGGAGTTCTCTGAGGCTCGGGAGGATTTGGCTGCTCTTGAGAAGGACTATGAGGAAGTTGGAGCAGAGGGTGGAGACGAGGATGAGGAACCAGAAGACTTTTAA